A window of Pan paniscus chromosome 10, NHGRI_mPanPan1-v2.0_pri, whole genome shotgun sequence contains these coding sequences:
- the TWF1 gene encoding twinfilin-1 isoform X2: MTRRGRRRSSHFLEPPAGAAGCTQRRSRELAAAAMSHQTGIQASEDVKEIFARARNGKYRLLKISIENEQLVIGSYSQPSDSWDKDYDSFVLPLLEDKQPCYILFRLDSQNAQGYEWIFIAWSPDHSHVRQKMLYAATRATLKKEFGGGHIKDEVFGTVKEDVSLHGYKKYLLSQSSPAPLTAAEEELRQIKINEVQTDVGVDTKHQTLQGVAFPISREAFQALEKLNNRQLNYVQLEIDIKNEIIILANTTNTELKDLPKRIPKDSARYHFFLYKHSHEGDYLESIVFIYSMPGYTCSIRERMLYSSCKSPLLEIVERQLQMDVIRKIEIDNGDELTADFLYEEVHPKQHAHKQSFAKPKGPAGKRGIRRLIRGPAETEATTD, encoded by the exons ATGACGCGCCGGGGCCGGCGGAGGAGCAGCCACTTCCTGGAGCCGCCGGCCGGGGCCGCTGGCTGCACTCAGCGCCGGAGCCGGGAGCTAGCGGCCGCCGCCATGTCCCACCAGACCGGCATCCAAG CAAGTGAAGATGTTAAAGAGATCTTTGCCAGAGCCAGAAATGGAAAGTACAGACTTCTGAAAATATCTATTGAAAATG agCAACTTGTGATTGGATCATATAGTCAGCCTTCAGATTCCTGGGATAAGGATTATGATTCCTTTGTTTTACCCCTGTTGGAGGACAAACAACCATGCTATATATTATTCAGGTTAGATTCTCAGAATGCCCAGGGATATGAATGGATATTCATTGCATGGTCTCCAGATCATTCTCAT GTTCGTCAAAAAATGTTGTATGCAGCAACAAGAGCAACTCTGAAGAAGGAATTTGGAGGTGGCCACATTAAAGATGAAGTATTTGGAACAGTAAAG GAAGATGTATCATTACATGGATATAAAAAATACTTGCTGTCACAATCTTCCCCTGCCCCACTGACTGCAGCTGAGGAAGAATTACGACAGATTAAAATCAATGAG GTACAGACTGACGTGGGTGTGGACACTAAGCATCAAACACTACAAGGAGTAGCATTTCCCATTTCTCGAGAAGCCTTTCAGGCTTTGGAAAAATTGAATAACAGACAGCTCAACTATGTGCAGTTG gaaatagatataaaaaatgaaattataattttgGCCAACACAACAAATACAGAACTGAAAGATTTGCCAAAGAGGATTCCCAAGGATTCAGCTCGTTACCatttctttctgtataaacattcccaTGAAGGAGACTATTTAGAGTCCATAG tttttatttattcaatgccTGGATACACATGCAGTATAAGAGAGCGGATGCTGTATTCTAGCTGCAAGAGCCCTCTGCTAGAAATTGTAGAAAGACAACTACAAATGGATGTAATTAGAAAG ATCGAGATAGACAATGGGGATGAGTTGACTGCAGACTTCCTTTATGAAGAAGTACATCCCAAGCAGCATGCACACAAGCAAAGTTTTGCAAAACCAAAAGGTCCTGCAGGAAAAAGAGGAATTCGAAGACTAATCAGGGGCCCAGCGGAAACTGAAGCTACTACTGATTAA
- the TWF1 gene encoding twinfilin-1 isoform X1 — translation MTRRGRRRSSHFLEPPAGAAGCTQRRSRELAAAAMSHQTGIQASEDVKEIFARARNGKYRLLKISIENEQLVIGSYSQPSDSWDKDYDSFVLPLLEDKQPCYILFRLDSQNAQGYEWIFIAWSPDHSHVRQKMLYAATRATLKKEFGGGHIKDEVFGTVKEDVSLHGYKKYLLSQSSPAPLTAAEEELRQIKINESPEDHIGVQTDVGVDTKHQTLQGVAFPISREAFQALEKLNNRQLNYVQLEIDIKNEIIILANTTNTELKDLPKRIPKDSARYHFFLYKHSHEGDYLESIVFIYSMPGYTCSIRERMLYSSCKSPLLEIVERQLQMDVIRKIEIDNGDELTADFLYEEVHPKQHAHKQSFAKPKGPAGKRGIRRLIRGPAETEATTD, via the exons ATGACGCGCCGGGGCCGGCGGAGGAGCAGCCACTTCCTGGAGCCGCCGGCCGGGGCCGCTGGCTGCACTCAGCGCCGGAGCCGGGAGCTAGCGGCCGCCGCCATGTCCCACCAGACCGGCATCCAAG CAAGTGAAGATGTTAAAGAGATCTTTGCCAGAGCCAGAAATGGAAAGTACAGACTTCTGAAAATATCTATTGAAAATG agCAACTTGTGATTGGATCATATAGTCAGCCTTCAGATTCCTGGGATAAGGATTATGATTCCTTTGTTTTACCCCTGTTGGAGGACAAACAACCATGCTATATATTATTCAGGTTAGATTCTCAGAATGCCCAGGGATATGAATGGATATTCATTGCATGGTCTCCAGATCATTCTCAT GTTCGTCAAAAAATGTTGTATGCAGCAACAAGAGCAACTCTGAAGAAGGAATTTGGAGGTGGCCACATTAAAGATGAAGTATTTGGAACAGTAAAG GAAGATGTATCATTACATGGATATAAAAAATACTTGCTGTCACAATCTTCCCCTGCCCCACTGACTGCAGCTGAGGAAGAATTACGACAGATTAAAATCAATGAG AGCCCAGAGGATCATATTGGG GTACAGACTGACGTGGGTGTGGACACTAAGCATCAAACACTACAAGGAGTAGCATTTCCCATTTCTCGAGAAGCCTTTCAGGCTTTGGAAAAATTGAATAACAGACAGCTCAACTATGTGCAGTTG gaaatagatataaaaaatgaaattataattttgGCCAACACAACAAATACAGAACTGAAAGATTTGCCAAAGAGGATTCCCAAGGATTCAGCTCGTTACCatttctttctgtataaacattcccaTGAAGGAGACTATTTAGAGTCCATAG tttttatttattcaatgccTGGATACACATGCAGTATAAGAGAGCGGATGCTGTATTCTAGCTGCAAGAGCCCTCTGCTAGAAATTGTAGAAAGACAACTACAAATGGATGTAATTAGAAAG ATCGAGATAGACAATGGGGATGAGTTGACTGCAGACTTCCTTTATGAAGAAGTACATCCCAAGCAGCATGCACACAAGCAAAGTTTTGCAAAACCAAAAGGTCCTGCAGGAAAAAGAGGAATTCGAAGACTAATCAGGGGCCCAGCGGAAACTGAAGCTACTACTGATTAA